A region of Lycium barbarum isolate Lr01 chromosome 1, ASM1917538v2, whole genome shotgun sequence DNA encodes the following proteins:
- the LOC132638088 gene encoding uncharacterized protein LOC132638088 → MAAAEAAQRTELAPESEAPPVIGPLPDYEAAATTEPPFIVKAAEVAPSSSTPTPRPDEFEDMFSGTPLATGEAAGFGHLPIPRATRSASRTSESGARDSLVRIFPAPIVESRRTKSVMVTVPEDCSFLSRPVGVASYLRPLVSDSDKRKMTGVSWQCLIIEGMHAVSRSVVLVNEAFIRAQQEMDDLKGQLDAQGRETEKYLHLLQEKEEELNRAVALSNLRPELDAAKAENR, encoded by the exons ATGGCTGCTGCCGAAGCTGCTCAAAGAACAGAGTTGGCCCCCGAGAGCGAAGCTCCACCAGTCATTGGCCCGTTGCCGGATTATGAGGCTGCTGCCACTACGGAGCCCCCTTTCATTGTTAAAGCTGCTGAGGTTGCTCCAAGTTCTTCAACCCCCACTCCGAGGCCTGACGAATTTGAGGATATGTTCTCGGGCACTCCTCtcgctaccggcgaagctgcaggattcgggcatctcccgatccctcgggccacgaggtcggccagccggacctccgaatctggggccagggacagcttggtgcgtatCTTTCCGGCCCCAATCGTGGAGTCGAGGAGAACAAAATCGGTCATGGTCACTGTCCctgaggactgcagctttctttctcgcccggtgggtgtggcgagctatctgaggcctcttgtctcggattcggacaagcggaagatgacgggggtctcttggcagtgcctcattatcgagggtatgcatgcggtcAGCCGG agtgtggtgctcgtcaatgaagccttcatccgtgcccagcaagagatggacgatcttaagggccaactggatgcccagggtcgggaaacggagaaatatctgcaccttcttcaggagaaagaggaggagttgaaccgagcagtcgcTCTTTCCAATCTCCGACCCGAGCTTGACGCAGCGAAGGCCGAAAACCGTTAG